A genomic region of Drosophila kikkawai strain 14028-0561.14 chromosome X, DkikHiC1v2, whole genome shotgun sequence contains the following coding sequences:
- the gt gene encoding protein giant produces the protein MLMHEKLMAGQFFDLKNDRKPLLHHHQFQHHQQQHPQQQQPQQHHHHQSLGQPLHHHQAQLGLPHAQSLAVGLPKMDLYAAYAYQQQLLGAALSQQQQQQREREQQQQQPAPAEVLDLSRRCDSVETPRKTPSPYQTSYSYGSGSPSTSPTSSLVYLQQQQQQQQQQQLASLYPGFYYGNIKQEQQQQQQQQQLLAPKEQPAPLKVTPTASLLQTFAAAAAAAASNPRPASNASHASTMQIDVLENPQSPPSSAAACVPATTPTSSSSQQPGGGEQGKSTRPFKAFPRDPLVIAANFAATDVLLDNPRVERYTEYRKRVLEQIRSSNGGARTVTNPKMRRTNSRSGSVNEGSSSNNNSESEDRAAAEESSDCDSQAGHFEGKSSSTNSSSASNGNGVTTSLAGHCSASSNSSSSGGLGVGQVKDAAYYERRRKNNAAAKKSRDRRRIKEDEIAIRAAYLERQNIELLCQIDALKAQLAAFTAKVA, from the exons atgCTGATGCACGAGAAACTCATGGCCGGGCAGTTCTTCGATCTCAAGAATG ATCGCAAGCCCCTGTTGCACCACCACCAGTTCCAGCAccatcaacagcagcatccgcagcagcagcagccccagcagcaccatcaccaccaGAGCCTGGGTCAGCCCCTGCACCACCACCAGGCCCAGCTGGGTCTGCCCCATGCCCAGTCCCTGGCCGTGGGCCTGCCCAAAATGGATCTGTATGCGGCCTATGCCTACCAGCAGCAGTTGCTGGGAGCCGCTctcagccagcagcagcagcagcagcgggagagggagcagcagcagcagcagccagccccCGCCGAGGTCCTAGATCTCTCCCGCCGCTGCGACAGCGTGGAGACACCCAGGAAGACCCCCTCGCCCTACCAGACCAGCTACAGCTATGGCAGTGGCTCGCCCTCGACCTCGCCCACCTCCAGCCTGGTTtacctccagcagcagcagcagcagcaacagcagcagcagctggcctCCCTGTACCCCGGTTTCTACTACGGCAACAtcaagcaggagcagcagcagcagcaacagcagcagcagcttctggCCCCCAAAGAGCAGCCTGCTCCCTTGAAGGTCACACCCACGGCCAGCCTGCTGCAGACCtttgctgccgccgccgcagcagctgcCTCCAATCCTCGCCCGGCCAGCAATGCCAGCCATGCCAGCACCATGCAGATCGATGTCCTCGAGAATCCCCAGTCGCCGCCCAGCTCTGCCGCAGCCTGTGTCCCAGCCACCACGCCAACTAGCTCCAGTTCCCAGCAGCCGGGTGGTGGTGAGCAGGGTAAGAGCACGCGTCCCTTCAAGGCCTTTCCCAGGGATCCTCTGGTGATTGCAGCCAACTTTGCGGCCACCGATGTCCTGCTGGATAATCCCCGAGTGGAGCGCTACACCGAGTACCGCAAGCGAGTGCTGGAACAGATTCGCAGCTCCAATGGCGGGGCTCGAACGGTGACCAATCCCAAGATGAGGAGAACCAACTCACGCAGCGGCTCTGTCAACGAGGGCAGCTCctcgaacaacaacagcgagaGCGAGGATCGGGCAGCGGCCGAGGAGTCCAGCGATTGCGATTCCCAAGCAGGACACTTTGAGGGCAAGTCATCATCCACcaactcctcctccgcctcaaATGGTAATGGCGTGACCACTTCCCTTGCTGGCCACTGCTCTGCCTCGTCAAACTCCTCTTCCTCCGGTGGCCTGGGCGTGGGTCAGGTGAAGGATGCCGCCTACTATGAGCGACGGCGCAAGAACAATGCCGCCGCCAAGAAGTCCCGCGATCGTCGCCGCATCAAGGAGGACGAGATTGCCATTCGGGCAGCCTATCTTGAGCGCCAGAACATCGAGCTGCTCTGCCAGATTGACGCTTTGAAGGCGCAACTGGCGGCCTTCACCGCCAAGGTGGCCTAG